CCTCATGCTCAGAACAGGGTGAGCGATGCTCAGAACAGGGTGAGCGCATTGGACTGCACGCCTTTGAGCGCATCGTAGTCCACCCGAACACAGTCGATACCTCGCTCCGCGGCGAACACCTTCGCCTGCGGCTTGAACTCCTGGGCAACAAGTATGCCTGTTACCGACCCCAGTAGCGGTCTTAGCCGTGCGATATAGCGCCACAATTGCTCGATGCCGTCGATCTCGCCGCGACGCTTTACTTCAATCGCTACGGGTAGACCTTCTTGATCACGGCACAACAAATCCACTGGACCAATATCGGTAGGATACTCGCGCCTGATCAACGTCAGATCCGGCCGGATGACATGGCAACGCTCGGCGAGGAGAGCCTGGAGCTGCTTCTCGACGCCTTCCTTCACCAACCCTGGGTCGACGCCGAGCTGGTGCACCGAGTCGTGCAGGATCTCCTCCACTGTGACGGTCATGACTTCGCCGACGGGGTTGGTCACGCGCCAAAGGCCGTCTTCCTCACAGAATGTGCATGGGGCGGACATCCAGTTGAGCGGCTTGTAGCCGCCGCCGTCGGCGTGGACCAGCACCGAGCCGTCCGCCTTGACCATGAGCAGCCGCACCGCGCTGGGCAGGTGGGTGGAGAGGCGGCCGGCGTAGTCGACGCTGCATCGTGCGATCACCAGGCGCATGGCGGTGATGGTATCGGGGCCGCCGGCGGGGTTCCAGTCAGGAGGGATTCTGGTCAGGAGGGATTCTGGTCAGGAGGGATTCTGGTCCGGCGGGCGGCTTCACCGCTTCTCGAGCAGCAGCACCAGCGTGAAGAACGACACCACCGCCACCGTGGCGGTCAGGATCGGCGGCATCAGCGACCTGGGCAGCGGGGTCGCGGTGCGCATGGCGTGCTCGATGCGGCGCCAGCGCCGGTGGCTGCTGGCGGCTATGAGCATGCCAACGAGCACCAGGCTGGCACCGAGCGCCTCACGCGCCCCCGGGATCGGCAGCGAGGGCAGGAACCGGATCACGGCGATCCCGGCGCCGACGAGGGCCAGCGCCGTGCGGACCCAGGCCAGGTAGGTCCGCTCGTTGGCCAGGCTGAAGCGGTAGTCGGGCTCGTGCTCGGGCTGGCCGGGCAGGGAGCGCTCGTCTCCGGCGCGCAGAGGGCGCTCGTCGCCGGGCGGTGACACGCCGGCGGTCACGGTCGGGTGCCGGACGCCAGGAGGGCAAGGCTCCCCCCGAGCCCTCGGCCGAGGACCTGCGGAACCAGGTTGGTGCCGGACGCCGGGAGGGCGAGGCTCCCCTCAAGGAGTCGTCCCCCGGCGCCGGGCACGCCAGCAGTCTCCATGCAGCTACCTGGGCTCGTCCTCGTCGTCGAGGGGGACCGGGATCGACTGTTCGAGCGCGTCCGCCTCGGGAATCTCGTCCCCGATCACCGGCACCTCGGGAGCGTCCGGGTCCAGCACGGGTCGCTGCTGCTCCTGTACGTCGGCTTCGGGCACTGCGTCCTGCGTCATCGGGCATCAGCTCCTGTACGGACGGGCGCGTCGAGCGCCACGACGGGTGGCCACCGTGCCGGTTCGGCCACGGCATGGTGTTCTACCCGAGCAGGCACCCGCAACGCACGCCCCCTACCCTAAAGGCACAACCGGACCCTGATGGTACGAGCGGGAAGGAGCCGGCGGTGGCGGACGGGTTGCAAGCCGTGATCCTCGACCTGGACGGCGTGCTGATCGAGTCCGAGGAGGTGTGGGCCGAGGTCAAGGAGGGGCTGGTGCGCGAGCGGGGCGGCCGCTGGCCGCCCGGGGCGGTGCGCGCCATGCAGGGGATGAGCTCGCCCGAGTGGTCGCGGTACATGGCTGACGAGCTGGGGGTGCCGATGCCCGCGGCGGCGATCTCCGAGGAGGTGGTCGCCCGCGTCGCGGCCCGCTACCGGGCCGACCTCCCGCTCCTGCCTGGCGCGGCGGCCGCCGTGCGGCGCCTGGCCGGGCGCTGGCCGCTCGCGCTCGCCAGCTCGGCCAACCGCCCGCTCATCGACCTGGTGCTGGAACGGGCCGGCCTGGCGGGGGTGTTCTCGGTCACGGTGTCGTCCGAGGAGGTCGCCCGGGGCAAGCCCGCCCCCGACGTGTACCTCAAGGCGGCCGCCCGGCTCGGGGCCGAGCCTGGCCGCTGCGCCGCGGTCGAGGACTCGGCCAACGGGATCCGCTCGGCGCTCGCCGCCGGCATGCGGGTGGTCGCCGTGCCGAACCGCAGCTACCCGCCCCCAGCCGAAGTGCTGGAAGCGGTCGACCTGGTCCTGCCCGCCCTCGACGAGCTCACCGTGCAGACCCTCGAGCGCCTCCCCACCCGCGCCAACGGCACAGCAACGGGATCCGCCTGACCATGGCACAGCGCCTTTGGGATCCATTCGACCATGGCGCCGGCGCCCTTCGGGATCCGCCCCACCGCGGCACAGGCGCCTCACCCTTTCACGGCGCCCATGGTGAATCCGGTGATGAACCGGTCCAGGAACAGGTTGAACACGAAGGCGATGGGCACCGCCACGACGATGGCCGCGGCCTGCAGGGACTGCCAGAAGAAGACGTCGCCGCGGATCAGCTCGGTCGGCACGCCCGTGCTCACGACCTTCTGGCTGGTCGGTGAGACGAACGCGAGCGCGTAGATGAACTCGCTCGCGGTGAGCGTGAACGCGAAGACCACGACCGCGACGATCCCAGGAAACGCCAGCGGCAGCACGGCCCGCGCGAAGGCGCCCAGGCGGCTGTAGCCGTCGACCATGGCCTGCTCCTCGATGTCCTTCGGGATGGCCTTGAGGAACCCGATGAGCAGCCACACCGACACCGGGATGGTGATGGTCGGGTAGACCAGCACGAGCGACCAGGTGGAGTCCTGCAGCCCGACAGTGACCACCAGCCGCGACAGCGACAGGAACAGCAGGCTGGGTGGCACCAGGTAGACGAAGAAGATCGCGATGGCCATGCGGCCGGACCAGGGGCGGTCGAGCCGGGCCAGCGAGTAGGCCGCTGGCAGGCCGAGGGCGAGCGTGATGGCCACGACCAGCGTGCCGACCCACAGGGTGTTCCACACGAAGGTGAGGAACGCGGTGTCGCGGAACAGGTAGAGGACGTGGTCGGGGGTTGCCGCCCCGTTGAAGAAGAACGGGTTGTTGTCCGGGTTGTAGAGGTCGCTGTTCTGCTTGAACGCGGTGACCAGGCTCCACAGGAACGGCGCCGCGCACACCAGCGCGGCCAGCAGCGCCGCCAGGTAGAGGCCCACGCGGGCGAGGACGTGGCGGCGGGCGAACCGCCGCCGCAGCCGCTCGGCCTCGGCCGGGCTCGACACCTCGACGGCGGCCATCACAGCACCTCCATGCGGCGGACGGCGCGCAGGATGGCG
This window of the Actinomycetes bacterium genome carries:
- a CDS encoding HAD family phosphatase, coding for MADGLQAVILDLDGVLIESEEVWAEVKEGLVRERGGRWPPGAVRAMQGMSSPEWSRYMADELGVPMPAAAISEEVVARVAARYRADLPLLPGAAAAVRRLAGRWPLALASSANRPLIDLVLERAGLAGVFSVTVSSEEVARGKPAPDVYLKAAARLGAEPGRCAAVEDSANGIRSALAAGMRVVAVPNRSYPPPAEVLEAVDLVLPALDELTVQTLERLPTRANGTATGSA
- a CDS encoding DUF202 domain-containing protein translates to MTAGVSPPGDERPLRAGDERSLPGQPEHEPDYRFSLANERTYLAWVRTALALVGAGIAVIRFLPSLPIPGAREALGASLVLVGMLIAASSHRRWRRIEHAMRTATPLPRSLMPPILTATVAVVSFFTLVLLLEKR
- the nucS gene encoding endonuclease NucS; this translates as MRLVIARCSVDYAGRLSTHLPSAVRLLMVKADGSVLVHADGGGYKPLNWMSAPCTFCEEDGLWRVTNPVGEVMTVTVEEILHDSVHQLGVDPGLVKEGVEKQLQALLAERCHVIRPDLTLIRREYPTDIGPVDLLCRDQEGLPVAIEVKRRGEIDGIEQLWRYIARLRPLLGSVTGILVAQEFKPQAKVFAAERGIDCVRVDYDALKGVQSNALTLF
- a CDS encoding carbohydrate ABC transporter permease, whose amino-acid sequence is MAAVEVSSPAEAERLRRRFARRHVLARVGLYLAALLAALVCAAPFLWSLVTAFKQNSDLYNPDNNPFFFNGAATPDHVLYLFRDTAFLTFVWNTLWVGTLVVAITLALGLPAAYSLARLDRPWSGRMAIAIFFVYLVPPSLLFLSLSRLVVTVGLQDSTWSLVLVYPTITIPVSVWLLIGFLKAIPKDIEEQAMVDGYSRLGAFARAVLPLAFPGIVAVVVFAFTLTASEFIYALAFVSPTSQKVVSTGVPTELIRGDVFFWQSLQAAAIVVAVPIAFVFNLFLDRFITGFTMGAVKG